Within Salvia splendens isolate huo1 chromosome 21, SspV2, whole genome shotgun sequence, the genomic segment ATCACAATTTACCATATAATTACTCGTTTTATGCAATGccaattgttttatttttaacattCAACAATCAAAACTCAGTGGATCGGAATAAAGTTTTAGCATttgagggagtatattttgttCAGAAACAgtgttaatttaattaaatacctCATCAATCAAGAATTCAAGATACACTATTCagtcaattttatttattttttgagagAGTGGATATTCATCATTGCTATCCATTGAATTCAACGTGGTCGGCCAGTGTCAGTTCTTGAATCACACACGACACCcacatgaaaattgaaaaaagtaATGAtaataaaagggaaaaaaaagtaATGATACATTATGAGACCAAATACAATGAGTAGGCCAAAGGCGTATAGTCCCTAACGCCAAATATGCACGTGTTCTTATCTAAGTGGATATAATGCAGAGAATAATATGGAGGGAATATTAAGATAATCTAATTTAATGGGACTTCATCAAGAGTTTTACCTTCAATTTTGTCTGATTTTGGTGTATTGATTGCCTAAATAGGGCAAGGATCTTGCTTTTGAGATTTTTGATTTGGCACTTTCCATCTTTCTTTGCTCTTTTGGAAGTGTGATGAAAGCTCCCACGTCAAAGGGAagatgaatttaattaaattattgaataCCTACCTGTATACAATAGAGTGGACCAAATAATTACTTTCTGTTCATAgtgattaaaaattaatttgtattgTTGATAAggaaaaatagtactcctactagCATTCAATTTAATTCTATTAGGTGTTGGAGAGACACATAACATAAAACTTACGCGCATGACGTGATTTAGGTATTACAAAAATGATTAAACAAGATTTTCTTATATTGGAGATCGTTAtcaacttttctttttctcaagGGCCATTGTTATCAGTACTTTCTCATCACTTTTATAAGGAAAGTTGGATTAAATTAGCAATATATTGCTCGGTCTCCCGGAAGCAAGCAAACTGCTTCATTACTAATAGTATCAAAATAGTCATTACTCATTcatagtttttaaaattttattataataatttaatagttctgctttttttttaaaattttgatatatctaaaataatagtttcttccatttttaaaaacatAATCCACCATTtcttaatttgtattttattcaattaagtTCGTTAAAAGAATTTAACGGAAAAGGTTATAAATAGTTCGCCCTTATATACAGTAAAAAGCGTGTACCTTTACACACAACCACATGCTCTCGCTCGCTCTCATCACATCCAAATCCAATATATAGGCAGATATCACAACTCGATTTTTCActtccacacacacacacacataacaaAGAAAATATGCTCTTCTCATCGAAATCCAAGTCAAGAACAGTTCACCACTATCACGatgagagagataaagaagacaGCGGTGAAGCATCCACTTCTCTAACAGTTTGGACAAAATCGCTCCTTTACAGCTGCAGCGGCTTCACCGTCATCGGCTCCGACGGCCGTTTGGCCTATCGGGTCGACAACTACAGTTGTCGACCCGATCATACCGTCCTTATGGACGGTTCCGGCAATCCCATTTTCACCATCTGCCGCCGCAAGGTATActacttttttttcaattggatatgaatttatttacaaaatttagcTCAAACCATATTGGAAATTGTCGCAtcccaaaatttaaattttgtcatatttcttaaaactcatgccaatCCCAAACGAGAGAGACGAATGGAGTAGACTGTCAAAATGGAAACATTTCAAGTCAAATGTGACATCTCAATCCGTATGCCAATACACATTATGCATTTAGGGAGatcggattttaagaaatgtgaatgAATGTATAGTGTGAAACAAGTTATTCTAATTGAATATGAGTTCTATTTTTATGTACATTAGtttataacgaaatgacaaAATTAGACATAATGACACATGGAATGGTACTAGTTAAGTTGAATGGGAGTATCTATTTAGTTTAATCCTTAAAAGTGAATTGCCCATGATTGCATGTGTAAAACTAAATCTTGCATGTAAAATAAATCACATACACTAATAAAGTTCATTATCTACTTGGAGttgtaattaattaaactttatTTTGATAATCTGCAGAAGCTAGGCCTATTGGACTACTGGCTTGTCTACGAAGGAGATGTCTGCAAACACAGCAACAACGAATCGCAGAAACCTATGTTTTATGCGAGGAAAAATATGAGTCTGAGGCAGACAAAAGTGGATGATGTGTTAGCCTATATTTACTGTGGGATGTCGGAAAAGAGATGCATGTATGTGGTTGAAGGCTCATTCAGACATCGATCGTGTAAGATTTTGGGAGAATCGGGGAGAGCAGTTGCAGAGATTAAGAAGAAAGAAGCCATGTCCAAAGGTGCATCTTTTGGTTTAGAGGTCTTTGATTTAGTCACTAAGCCAGGTTTCCTCTGCAGATTTGCCATGACTATTGTGTTATTACTTGACCAGATGTACTCTTAAAGTTGGGGACACAAATCAATACAAGTTTTGTTCATCTATTTTCACTATTATTAGTTCAAATGTTCCATATCAATTGAACCTCATCTGAAATTTATAGACTACACAAACTTTCCCTtttacaaaataatagtaataataataataatagtaggtAATTCTTTAATTTAGAGATTGTTGGAATAAAATGGAgtgatatttttattatttcttcaaTAAGAatttgtggaaaaaaaaattatgcctTATGTATAGAAATAGAATCACATGtgttcaaaaaaatatttataattatcttCTGTCTTAAGCCCGCGGGTCCATTTATCTTGGATTAAACTTTTGGGCTTTTTTTTAATTGGACTTTAATAGCGGAAGTATATATAGTCCATTACGATTAATGAGTCCACTTACAAAAAAGTGAATAAGAAATAATTGTTTCATTTTTATGCTTATTATTATCAGTATCATAAAATTTGTTATtgcaacaattttttttacttaaagtttgttttatctttcaaaataaatatttttttgtaagaTACGTGGGTAAAAATTGGAGTGCGTTTTTAGCTAGGAAGCGAGAAAGCGGTAAAATGAAACAAGCGTTTTTAAGCAGGAAGAAGAAACTGCGGATGCAACTAACTTTAGGTCATAGAATTACAATcatatcataaaataaaatattaataaaattaaaaaatatataaacacGATGAAAACACAAAACGTTGAGTTGTTGTTGCACACTCAAAACCATACGCCGCTCGTGTAGTCGCCGCCAACCTCCCACCATTTCTGCGCAGGCCTCTCTCTTCACCCTTTTCATGCATGTCTTCTACCTGGGCTGCTTCTCTTTCATCACTAAGTGCCATTTCATaacttctttttgttttttattgctTACTTAAGATGCACAGGAGTGTTTTATGTatcttcttcctttttcttgttCAATTATCTTCTTGAATTTTTAAGGTTTTGGGTGGTAATTTGGGGTGTCTCTTTTATGTGGGAGCTGCATTTCCTTCATTGTataacttcttttttttaatttgtgttgAGCTCCTTGTTTAATTAGTTATTGGTTTGATTATGCCATCCTGTTATTTCATGAACTTGATCTCTACTTTCCAGTTTAAAAGATTCTTTTTTTAGTTACATCTGCCATTTTCTTATGATTAGAaagaattcatttttatttttttgtgtaattggtTTAATTATGGTTTCATTGTGATTCTTTTTGAGTAATTTTGCTGAGCTAAAACTTGATATAATTAGCAGAGTTTTTGGTTGGGATTAGTTAGTAGAGTCAAGATTTAGCAATTCAGATGTTTAATAATTAGATGGGATTGTGGATTGTTTGAATTGGTGATTAACCTTTCAATATGCTAAAATCTTTTGATGGTTTGGTTTGCTGTGTGTTGTGTGATTTATATGTGATAAATTTTGAATGTAAGTAGAATCATAGGACACtttgtatttcttttatttgtgcTCTTTTCTATGTTGAAATGAATACCCTTTACCATTGGGCTGcaaattattttttactacttgtAAATATTAGACTCGAAGATGTACTGGAGGCTTGAAGTGAAATAAGATTACTGGCCTTTTGACAAGTCAATGTAACTCTTAGATATAGTTGGTGAAGAAAATTATTTGTTACCATTAACATGTTGATTATTACTATATCCTACTTTGTGTTTTTTGAATAATCTGAAGTTTTTTGAGCCTAATTCTCCCTTGAGACCAGCTGAGATGCTCGACAACTTCTACACATATATAACAAATGTATGTTGTGACTAAACTACATGTTCATGATTTTAGGTGTGTATATTATGGAGGACAAGAGAACAGAATATGCTGTATAGTAATGAGCTTTGACGGAGCCGATTTTATTATAATGTACAAAAAGTTAAGAGAGCAGTTCAAGATCTTGGTGATAATGGCTTGAACTGCACAAGTATAGGAACATCTAGAAAATGTTGGCTGGCAGTTATGGATCTTTGAAGAATGCAGAGGATGTTTCTGTTGATATACTTGAACTTTCGCGAAGCAGGGACCTCAAGGTGGAGGCCAAAGAGGACCCTGATGCCACTGAATATTCAAGCTCATTTGCCGACACAATTTCTGGAAATGAGAACGGTTCTAGTTTGAGTGATGCTGAAGTTGAATCAAAGTTAATTCCTGACATTTATTTGGCTCCTGCGTGTGATGGATTTGGCACCGTCTTCCCAATAAGGTTTGGTTTGTTAGTTGCACATTTTAGATTTTTGCGTGTGTGCATTGCAAGAACAAGTTTATGAGCAGTTCTTGGTGATGTATTTCGTGTAAGTGGTAATAATGTCAATTGTGTTCATTTCCGTGTGCTAGACACAGATGAAGCTCATTCTGTTTATTATTTACTCAGGAAGAAAAAAATGACTGCTCATTGGAGAAACTTCATACATCCGATAATGTGGCGATGCAAATGGGCAGAGCTGAGAATAAAGGAGTTTGAGTCACAAGCATCAAAATATGCCAGAGAGGTTTCTGTAATTGACCGTGGGAAACATATGTCATTAGATAAAAAAACAGTGGAACAGTTGGGATCAAAGTCACTGCCATTTCCGCTTCAACGTCACAGAAGAAGGCCGATGAAGaggaggaaaagaaaaagagtgGAGAATACAATTGATATTACATCATACATGTCAAATCATATCCTTTTCTCTGAGCGAGGTTCGATCTTCTTTCTTATGCTATGTTATTCACACTTGTTATTCTTATATATTACTACAAAGAAACCATTCAACTGATAACTCTTACTGCAGAAAATAAGAGGCCTGATCTGGATGGAGTTCCTACATGGGAGAATAATGGTAACTCATTCATGTTTGATGAAATCCCAAACAAGCTAATAATTTTTGCTTTcttaatactcctatatatttaCAGATATATTGGCAATTTGGGTATGTTGGTTTTTAAACATCTTTAGGTTGGTGATGGTGCAGAAGGGGTAAAAAGAAATGATAACAACTACAACAATGATAATTGTTGAtgattgatgatgatgacgacgataATTTCTTGGTCATGAAGCTGCCATTATTCTTTTTAACTGTGATCTCTATTATTTTGTTTCACATATTGGGTAAAAGTAATGGATTGATAATGATGATGACGATAATTTCTTGGTCATGATATCGTTAGAGAGAACGTATGTTCGATTATCATGCTAGACGAAGATAATATGTAACTTTATTTGCTTTGTGCAGACAAGCATACGGGAAACCGTGATGAGTTTGGCCTTGACGATGATTATTCATTTCATGAAGAAAATGATAATATCTTAGAGCATATCCTCAGGAAAATCGAGCTTGTGCATACCCGGGTTCATAGGTTGAGGACTCAACTTGATGTAGTGCTGATAAATAACGCTAGCAGGTTTTCTTCCTCTGAGAACTTGAGCCAACTTATGGGAGGTGATGTACGTAGCCCTACATTCTCTGCTTGCAATGGAGATACGGTCTCTGCTGGGGGCATGTATGCATCATCTCCGTATATAGGGGTCTATGATATCGGGGATTTTGTTTTACCCGACAGTCCAGAAGTTTCTAGCTTTGGAGAGCCTATCGCGATTCCTGATATCATTGAAAGCACCGTTGGGCTTCTGTCCTCCATAGATGTCACACAACATCAAGCCCAAATCGGAGACTCATCTGAAAAGGTAAGACAAAATGCACTCTTCCATCATCATGTTGCTTTGCTTGTTTCCTAACAAAAACTATGTTGGTTTCATTCAGATTGTGGACAACATCCTCGTACAAAACGAGGCAGCTGAAGTTGAGGGCGCCTTCAAAGACAGCCACAACCAATCCGCTGACAAGGCTCAGGACGCGGAACACAGTGGAGAGGAAGAGAGCAATAGCAAGGCCTCCGTTTTGGCTGTAGAGGCAAACACTTTGAAGTCATGTCTAACCTCACAGATACATTTCCCTAAGAATAAGAGGAAGCGGGGAGAGCGCAAAGCAGGTTCTGGGAATTGGAGTCGCCAGTGCCCAAGCGAACCTGACAGCTAACGAGAAACACGGTTATTCGAGCCTGAACTATATCTCCTGCTATGCTTCGAAATGCTATTTCTGTGCGATGCAGGCACGCTTCGAATGGCCCCTTAATTTCTGTAGCCTAGTTTTCTTATTCATTCATTTGTGGGTTCTTTGAGCCAAGTTGATACTTCAGTTCAGGAAGTGCAGCCATAATGCTGCAATGTATTATTGTATGTGTAGGCTGTTTTAGTCATCAAATAACTGCTGAATTCCAGTTTTTGTTTGTTACATTTCAGTGCCTCAAATCCTTTGTTTTAGAATAATCAGTTATTGCTTATAAATCATCATGTGTACCAACCAACAAATTCAACCTGTGTAATTTGTTTTAGAATAATACGGAGTTATAAATgcaaattttccaaaaatagtaCTTTTACATGTATATAAGAGTTAATATTGCTATAAGTAATCTAATAAGTAATAAGTGAGATTTACCCTTTTAAACTGAATATAAATTGCGATTTGCATAATTACACTGAAACAATAAATCTTGAGAGAAAAAAccaaatactcctatataaattgGTGAAATAAAATAATCCCAACTTCCGATTCCAACTAATCACTGTGATCCCTTCCCCTCCGCCCGGTCTGGACCGGTTCTCTGATTCTGTAGCCGATGAAGTGTAAATCGGTGGCCTGTATATGGTCGGGCTCACCGCCGGTTCACCAAGTAACCGCCGTCGCCGCACTCCACGACCCGCCGACTCTTTACACCGGCGGATCAGATGGCTCCATCATCTGGTGGAACCTCAATTCCTCCCTTGCAAAACCGGTACTTGAAGTTcaattttcaattcaatttttgTTCCTGCATTCCGTAGTCGGGTGAATGCGTTGAATTTCTTGTGTTATTGCCTTAATCTATGGCGTTTTTCTTGTCTGAAAAGTTTACATGGATTATAGTCGAGCTAGCTTAAATTTGAGAGCTTTTGCTTGATCTTAATGTTTGAATAATGAGAAGACGTAAATTAGTGAGCTCCTTGTTTAGAGATGTGTAGTTGAAACTTGAATGGAGGTGAACAGAGGGCTATTTCTGTGTTACCACTTCTGGTTATTATGAATGATGTCTGCAAGATGATGAATTTCAGGGCTTAAAGGTGAAACTTGGGATTCTTTTTACATATATCCTTGTATACGTTTTTAATTCAAATATGTGAGTTTGAAATAGCTAACACTGGTATTGCATTGCTTGGCTTATCGATACATTGAGTtagatattttttattcttaagGTGTTGGTTTTGGAATTGGGGAAGATATATGCTAGTTTCTGTAGTGAAGATTTGTCATTTTTCTGCCTTTACCAGCTATAATGAACCTGCACGTTCATGTTCAGTAGTAGCAACAATCTCTTTCCTTCTGTATTGAGATCATGAATCCACTTGTTCTTTAGTGTTTACCCCTCTATAGTTCAGTTGCAAACCTGCTACTAAAGCATGCAGACTTAGATTTTAGAAAATAAGGCATGATTGTCAACTACACCAGTTGGCACCTCAAGTTTCTTATCTTAGAAACAGAAAGTTAATGGTCTGTAGAGTAAGGCTGGCACATACTAGTATATCAGGTTTGAACAAGTGTGCTTATGTTCCATGCCACATTCTGAAGGATCATGAAAAATGCCAAATTTCTTACTATATTAATCACATCTGGTCAATTTTTTGCATAATCAACTTCATATGTATCATTTTCACAATCCAGATTATCCAATAAGGGAAATGTAAGGtaacactaataataaataaagaactTGTATCACAATTTTACTTTAACCACCCCACATTCAAGCTCTTTTCTTGAGGAGATGGACTTCTCTTGCATCTATTGTAGTGGATGGTTCATTACTTTTAATCTTCTATACATCTAGACATGTAGTCTATTTCTCTTACCCACAAcagtaatattatttaaaacttATATTATTCTGACCACTTGTTATTATTATAATGCACGTTTGTGGATCAGGAGATCAGACCAGTAGCGATGTTGTGTGGTCATGCCGCTCCAATAGC encodes:
- the LOC121784030 gene encoding protein LURP-one-related 17-like; translated protein: MLFSSKSKSRTVHHYHDERDKEDSGEASTSLTVWTKSLLYSCSGFTVIGSDGRLAYRVDNYSCRPDHTVLMDGSGNPIFTICRRKKLGLLDYWLVYEGDVCKHSNNESQKPMFYARKNMSLRQTKVDDVLAYIYCGMSEKRCMYVVEGSFRHRSCKILGESGRAVAEIKKKEAMSKGASFGLEVFDLVTKPGFLCRFAMTIVLLLDQMYS
- the LOC121783768 gene encoding uncharacterized protein LOC121783768, whose product is MLAGSYGSLKNAEDVSVDILELSRSRDLKVEAKEDPDATEYSSSFADTISGNENGSSLSDAEVESKLIPDIYLAPACDGFGTVFPIRKKKMTAHWRNFIHPIMWRCKWAELRIKEFESQASKYAREVSVIDRGKHMSLDKKTVEQLGSKSLPFPLQRHRRRPMKRRKRKRVENTIDITSYMSNHILFSERENKRPDLDGVPTWENNDKHTGNRDEFGLDDDYSFHEENDNILEHILRKIELVHTRVHRLRTQLDVVLINNASRFSSSENLSQLMGGDVRSPTFSACNGDTVSAGGMYASSPYIGVYDIGDFVLPDSPEVSSFGEPIAIPDIIESTVGLLSSIDVTQHQAQIGDSSEKIVDNILVQNEAAEVEGAFKDSHNQSADKAQDAEHSGEEESNSKASVLAVEANTLKSCLTSQIHFPKNKRKRGERKAGSGNWSRQCPSEPDS